Genomic DNA from Ictidomys tridecemlineatus isolate mIctTri1 chromosome 6, mIctTri1.hap1, whole genome shotgun sequence:
acaattattttaaattaaactaaaaaccATAGACCAGTTGAAGTTGTCagtataagatttttttctaaaataccaGGATAGTAGTTGtatatgtttttaagaaaaaaaattgtcatatgCTGAATAAATTGTAATTCAGTCATTAGAAATGACTACTATTTAGTAATTTAGTTATCAGACCTGGGAGGTTGAAGAGCTTTGTGTTCTTGTCTAATGTTCAAAATGAACGTAACTATAGTAGCTCTTCCAGGAAATGTGAAAGTGGAAATGTAGTGAGTTTCCCCAGGGTCACTACAAGTGATATTATGTCTCCAAGTTATGATAATTTGAATAAGGGTAGATATTATATTGTAGAACTTTAGAGCTACAAAGGATATTTAAGTTTATCTAATGAAAACTAGCATGAGTTTATaacaggaaactgagactcaTAATGCAGATGATGAATCAAACCAACAGAAGGAAACTTTTAATTAAATAGGTGGTATTTATACAGTTATAAGTAGATAAAGCTTTGTACTCTGAACTTGTCTTTTAGAAGATTCTGTGTAAACTTTCTGTTCCTTCTTAGATTCCTGTGGcctctttttcttctgtaaagCATTGATTTCActctattttaattattgtgctgcTCTTCCTTGATGGAATGAAAATGTCTTTATGGCAGAGGACTTGTCTTACTGCTTTGTACTTTTGTACCTTCAGTTTTAATCACCGTGACGGTCACCGAACAGTTTTTCCAATATTGGGGGAACAAATTAACGTCTCAtggcaacaagaaaaaaaaaattaataaacattcaAGTAATGAATCCTACATCTATTAAAATGCATAATTAACAAAGGTAAACGTGTGTTCTGTTTTTctccccacagtctccaaacgtcCACAACTACCCCGATATGGAAGCTGTACCCCTGTTGCTAAATAATGTGAAAGGGGAGCCCCCGGAGGACTCATTATCCGTCGATCACTTCCAAACACAAACTGAGCCAGTGGACTTGTCAATAAACAAAGCCAGGACGTCCCCCACTGCCGTTTCATCCTCCCCAGTTTCCATGACAGCATCCGCCTCCTCACCTTCTTCCACTTCAACCTCTTCATCTTCATCTAGTCGTCCAGCCTCATCCCCAACTGTTATAACATCAGTATCTTCAGCATCGTCTTCGTCAACAGTATTAACTCCAGGACCCCTTGTTGCCTCTGCGTCTGGCGTGGGAGGCCAGCAGTTTTTGCACATTATCCATCCTGTACCGCCTTCAAGTCCCATGAATTTACAGTCTAACAAACTGAGTCACGTTCACCGCATCCCCGTGGTGGTACAGTCGGTGCCTGTTGTCTACACAGCTGTACGGTCACCTGGAAATGTGAACAACACTATCGTCGTGCCGCTTTTGGAGGATGGGAGAAGCCATGGCAAAGGTAAGTGACACAAAGAAAGCCCTGGTTTCTTTTGGCACTAGAGAAAAGTGttcatttatgcatttattcaatGAGTGCACTCTTAGCTGTACGCAAACCCTACATCCAAAGAAAACTACTGATCAGCGTTGAATAGAGCACAGTTTAGTGGAAACCATATTTGTGTAGATATTTGCTTCGGTTTTCCttagtttgcatttttatttatcagaTAATTTAATGTCAGAATTCAGGGATCTAAGTCTGCAAAGTAATGCTTATCTTTAAATGGTCAGATGACAAGGGAAATCTGTGGCGAGTGGGATTATGTATGCAGTGTTTGGATCCCTCATAGAAGTTAGTcattatgaattcttttaaagaGTAAATCAGGATGTTTCTCCTTATTTTGTTTAGACTGGAACTTATTTTATTACTGCAGTAATAAAAAATGGGATGAAGCTGAAATTCCTGAAATCTAATCATTCACTTTTGAGTGACTTGTAGGTTACCATTAAAATAAATCTAGGGCTGGGCTTATGACTCAGAGGAGCACTCAACTAGCacttgcgaggccctgggtttaatcctcaacactacataaaaataaataaatagaataaagttattgtgttcaactacaactaaataataataattctaaagtTAGTTGTTCGATTATAAAAAATATCAGGGAGCTCAGTTATTAACATCTTATAAGtctcagtattatttttaaataacaggaTGACTTAAtgtaacagaaatatttttaaatgaaatataaacattcTCTTCTAGGGTTTAGAAGGCAGAGAAATACTGTGACATATGACTATGTAATCATACCtagttatttcattaaattttggtAGTTATGCAACTGATCATGAAGTTATTTTCTCCAAGTTTTTTTCCCAAAAATTTTActagaaaaaaattgtgataacATCATACcgtctcttctttcttcctaccATCTATAGAAATGTAAAAGCCCATAATCATTGACTCATTCCCTTTTAAATGAGATGTGAatgtatgtattttgtcttcTGTGCCTATAAATGATGCTAGATTAAGATATATTAGTTTTTGCTTTGACATTGTATTGACTACTGAGGCCTGTAATGAAAATATGATTAATGAATACATAAAACACGGTCTTCTCATAAAATGCTAGTAAACATGGTAGTTTGGGTTCTTATGTATAGTAGGATTCAATAGAGAGAGATTATATTGGGTTGCAAACTTAGAGAAAGTTTTGCAAGCATACTACAGAATTGTGTTATTCACCATTTGCAAGTTACATTTTTTATAGCACTGAAATAAATTTCACCTTCCCGAGTTAACAATATGAAAATTTCATGATTCAGAGCATACAGGAATTTTAGTCTACAACTTTGAGCTGTAAGCACTCACTGCTTACCAGAAAACCGCTGTCTTCTGTGTCATTATGGGCCAGGTACTGGTCTCCTGACCCTGTAACAGAAAAGGTAGAGGAAAAAGAGGGACTGGGGATTCTGTTCAGGGGTTTATTCAAGTCAAGCCCTACATATCACAAATATTGCTATTGCAAATATACAAATCTCTAAATAATAACATAActgaaagacaaaacaaatatatatttctttctgaattcaGAGATATAATGTTTTTCTAAGAACTAGGAATTAGCATGCAGTGAAACTTACTACTTTGTACactgcattattttatatatgtttatgtgtaaTGGTCGAATCCAGTCTTCCTGTGATACTGCTTAAAAGAAATACTGCTTTCATTATGCAGTTGATTAATAGATATTTTAATGTTCCTCATGGCCTTTTATATAGTTTTGACTCACTAATgaaggaaacaaaacagaaatcttaTTTGCCATCATCATTTTATGGGAGAGttagttttatttaatatgaatatataaaatagatggctaaaatttaattttgtagaaaatatttcattttagaagatcttttaaaaactcaaactGTAATTCTCTACATGAATACATTTGTTAGTGGTATATTTTTCATGTAGTGTGTTTTACTTggcaaatatttcatattaagaataaaaatttgtttaatcATAAAACTACTGGACTGTGCTATGGTTACTAGGAACATGAGATTGGAGATCAAAGATGTACCACTTGGAATCCTGGCTTTTTCACTCATGGTACTGAATGTGGGAAAGTTACTTAATCTCATTAGTCCTCGTTTTCACCCAGTGACAAAATGGGGGTAACATGATCTATCCTAAGATTATTGGGAAGATTAAGTAAGAAAGTAATGTAAATGTGTAGTGTTTATAAATGTCAGTAAATGTTTGTGGTTATTTATCATTATGATTGTTCTGCCCCAATACCATAGGCAATAatgttcaaattttctttttctctgttttttataaaaacagagaTGTCATCACAACAGCGAATTATGAGAGATGAGAGATTAGTATGAGAAATTGTACGggaatatttcatgtttttgtttttattagtttacaTTGTATTTATAATCACCATATTCTAAAAATATTGCTGTAGCATtttgtaaggtttttttttattgtttaaactGGTTAATTAAATGATAGTAAATGTGTCCAGCGGAGTGGGCCTAGCTTACAGAATGGGTAAAGGAAAGGGCAGTTCTGTCATTCCTCGGTCTTTATTTTCTCATGTGCAGCTAGGTTTTGTGccaccaggagagagagagtgaggaagagagttgttccttcccttcccacttaGGATTTGTAGTCTGGAATGGATGAGCAAAAGAAAATACGACAGGAAAGTATGATTTTCAAAATGCCACTCATAAATTAGATAAGTGTACTGGTTAATTAGTCATGACCTATCTGGTCTCTGACTTGAGAAATAAGATTACCCGATATGTCACATCATACAAAGGGCTGTGAATATGCACATTCATAGCTAATCTAATGCATCATGTCTCAAGTCTTTTGTTCATTTAggtgtttattgagcatctatcaTTATCAGGTGTTATTGACACCAAGCATATAATCCGAAACAAAACAGCTGCTGTTCCCAGTGCTCAAAGGCTCATGGGCAATGTCAACATTCaacaaataaatcataaaaagatAATTGTATAACTTATTATGGATAAGTTGGACTACCACAGACCAGCCAGGATTGTGTCAATGGAAAGTGCTTAATTATAGTCCCAATAGAATTGTGTTTAAGCAAAGTATTTCCATGTAGGTTGTTACATGTGGAAGGAAGAAATGTTTTGACTGTGATGCTCAGAAGGGGGTGGTAAGGATTTGGGGAAGTGCTGGGCTGAAATTTTCACAAGAATGCTTGAAGAACAGCAGAAGGCCAGGAAGTGCTTTCTGATGAGACTTGACCACTGCCATCTGAGTTGGTAAAGACTATTGGCCTAAAGTTGTCGGCTTTCCCAGGACATGTGGAGATCTTAGTGAGCCTTGAAGAGAATCTTCTGGAATGCACAGTAaaggaacagagtttagaatagAGGGAGAATGTGAGAGAAGATCTCCTGAGGAGAACAGTCTGCCAGTTGGTACCCTGAGCACAAGCAGCACTCAGCCCTGGGTGTCACAAGGAGAGGTGCTGAGCTCCCCATGCAGGGATGAGCATTTGCTGCCATGTAGCTGACACATGATGTCTGTAAACAAGACCCTAAAGGGAGTATTTGGCTTCTTAATAATTGGTCCAGGAATTTTCATTCAATCTGGTGAGGGTCATGGTCAATTTCCCAGGAGAATTTCATGGGCTTCTATAGATAGTCTCTGCTTTTCTGCTACTAAGTATCATAACAAATCATAGGCAGAGTTGCTCTTGGTTCACTACTGCCTTGATGGAAGAGCTCAGCAGGTTTGGAGTTCTCCTTTCTTCTAGGATGTAGTGTTGCCTTATATAGGCCAAGCACAGTTCTAGCCACAGGGGCTCCAAGATGAGCAAGTCCTCCTTGTCCTGCATGGTACATTCTAGTAGGAGACACTGCTGACATTGGCTAAGTAGTATACATGCTgtaagaaaattgaagaaaaatgcaGTTTTAGGTATAACTAAAGAAGTCTCTGGGCAGTGGCATGcgactgtaattccagtgtctgggagactgaggcataaGGATCGTACTGTTGataccagcctgggcaacttagaaagactctgtctcaaaaataaaaaagggctggggcatgTAACTCATGGGtaaagtgccccctgggttcaatccccaatgccaccaagaaaaaaaaaaagtctctgcaaAATAAGCTATGCTAATAATACCTGGAAAAGACtttccaggaaaagaaaactacaggttCAGAGACCCTGAGGCTCCAGTGAGTAGCACCTGTGTGAGGAAGCGCAGCAAGAAGGCCCAGAGGAGGGGGCAATGGGAAAGTGGTAGAGATGTGGGCCAGGGTAGGTCCAGCCTCGAAGTCATGGTGTAAATGCTTTGGGTTTTGTTCTAAACATGATGTGAAACCACTGGAACTCTCACAGCAGGAATGTGACATGATCTATTTTACCTTTTACAAACACCTTCAAGTCACTGTATACCATCAAGAATGTAGGGCAggaccttggcccatttattgatggggttatttatttttttggtgcttagctttttgagttctttatataccttagagattagtgccctatctgatgtgtgaggggtaaagatttgctcccaagatgtaggcttggGAGCAAaatctattcacctcacagattgtttcttttgctgagtacaaactttttagtttgagtccatcccatttattgactcttggttttaattcttgtgccacaggagtcttattaaggaagttgggacctaatcccacaCGATgtagattagggcctactttttcttctattaggtctctggttttattcctaagtccttgatccattttgggtTGAgtcttgtgcatggtgagagataggggtttaatttcatattgttgcatatggatttccagttttcccagtaccatttgttgaagaggctatcttttctcagaagataatatacaatcagtcaacaaatacatgaaaaaatgttcatcatcactagcaattagagaaatacaaatcaaaaccactctaagatttcatcccatTTCAGTCAGAATGGGAGCTATTATGCTTAAAAATAAccataagtgttggcgaggatgtagggaaaaatgtacactcatatactgctggtggaactccaaattggtgcagtgaatatggaaagcaggatagagaattcttggaaaattggggAATGGAAACACCACTTGACCCAGATTtgcctctccttggtctatacccaaaggatttaaaaacagcatactacagggacacagccacatcaatgtttatagcagcacaattcacaatagctaaactgtggaaccaatctagatgcccttcaatagatgaatggataaaaaaaaatgtggcatatctacacaatggaatattactcagcaataaaagaataaaatcatggcatttgcaggtaaatggatggagttagagaagataatgctaagtgaagttagccaatcccaaaaaaccaaatgctcaatgtttcctttcatataaggaggctgattcatagtgggataggcaGCCAGAGCATGAGAGggatagatgaactctagatagggcagagggtgagagggtaagggaggggccatggggtaattaatgatggtggaaggtgatgatcattattatccaaagtacaggtatgaagacacgaattggtgtgaatataccgTGTATACAGacttatgaaaaattgtgctctatatgtgtaatgagaattgtaatgcattccactgtcataaataaatgaatgaatgaatgaatgaatgaatgaatgaatgaatgaatgtaggGCAGGAGTAAAAACAGGAAGGCGTCAACAGGTCCACTTCAGTGAGTGGAAAGAGGAGCACAGTGGGGGTGACTCTAGGCCTGGGGTTCAGCTATTAAGCAAATAGCTGTTCTTTACTAAGATGGGAAGGGGGGGGCTGGAAGGGAATTGCCTTTCAGCTGTATTAAGTTTGACAGGCCTGTGGCACATTTGAGCAGGATGATTGAGTTGGAAGTTGGAAAAGTGAGTTTGGGGATCCAAGGAAAGAGGAGATGGGTTTGGAAGAATTAATTTGGGATCCATTAGGGTAGGAGAGGCGTTCAGTGCTGTGGATTGTCATTCATCATCTTAGGTGAGAGCAAAAATAGAGAAGGGAAGGCTTGTGACCCCAGCAGTTCAGCACTTGGGATTAGAAAGGGAGgagggacccaggaggtggaaa
This window encodes:
- the Klf12 gene encoding Krueppel-like factor 12 isoform X4; translated protein: MNIHMKRKTIKNINTFENRMLMLDGMPAVRVKTELLESEQGSPNVHNYPDMEAVPLLLNNVKGEPPEDSLSVDHFQTQTEPVDLSINKARTSPTAVSSSPVSMTASASSPSSTSTSSSSSSRPASSPTVITSVSSASSSSTVLTPGPLVASASGVGGQQFLHIIHPVPPSSPMNLQSNKLSHVHRIPVVVQSVPVVYTAVRSPGNVNNTIVVPLLEDGRSHGKAQMDPRGLSPRQSKSDSDDDDLPNVTLDSVNETGSTALSIARAVQEVHPSPVSRVRGNRMNNQKFAWRETLQVYLGRLHLEVCALRRTDAALPQTHGSEALQVRGL
- the Klf12 gene encoding Krueppel-like factor 12 isoform X3, whose protein sequence is MNIHMKRKTIKNINTFENRMLMLDGMPAVRVKTELLESEQGSPNVHNYPDMEAVPLLLNNVKGEPPEDSLSVDHFQTQTEPVDLSINKARTSPTAVSSSPVSMTASASSPSSTSTSSSSSSRPASSPTVITSVSSASSSSTVLTPGPLVASASGVGGQQFLHIIHPVPPSSPMNLQSNKLSHVHRIPVVVQSVPVVYTAVRSPGNVNNTIVVPLLEDGRSHGKAQMDPRGLSPRQSKSDSDDDDLPNVTLDSVNETGSTALSIARAVQEVHPSPVSRVRGNRMNNQKFACSISPFSIESTRRQRRSESPDSRKRRIHRCDFEGCNKVYTKSSHLKAHRRTHTELH